ACAGAAGATTACAGATGAAGAACCTAAAGTTATTTCTATAAGCAAAAAGAGAAAGAGAGACGATGATACTTCACATAACTCTAGGTctaaaaaaagcaaaaaagataaatcaaaagagaaatctaaaaaagataagaaagaaaagaaagtcAAGAAGGCTaagaaagataaaaaagataagaaagaaaagaaagagaaGAAACATAAAATAgagaagaaagaaaagatgGATAAAAAGTgcaaaaaggaaaaaataaCCAAGATAGTTGAAAAgagagaaaaataattcatacAATCACATTTAAGTCTCATAAATTCTCATAGCTCTCTAATACATTCTTAGACAAAAGCATCCTATAGTACGTtggtaataaatatatgtaaTTATGTAATTACCACGCTACAGTAACTGTATTCTAATTTGAACTGCATTAAGATATCGTTTTTCTTTACTGTCACTATAGCAACGtctgattttttttttcaaaaaattcttaattGTGACACAGCGTGTTCGATTCTTAAAcggaatatttttatttttatttttttttattttcattaatatttaccAAACAAATAGATACATTGTGAAAACAGAATTTGATCTATGTATACAAAAGAAtcaagattttaaaatagtCAAGGGGAATTTTGGGGATAGAAATTCTAATTATAGGAATATTCAAGTAACCTATATTCAACAAACTCTATACATTACCTCTAGCCCTTTGAAATTGCATAATGCACTGAAATGAACCAACTAtacctttattttttagGATTTACATGGTTAGTGATTGTCAGacataattttatattatcattctTGGTAGGAGCTGCcccaattttattaatatttatatacttggcattattttcttcctATGATGAAGTTAACATTGTTGTTCCAAAGAGCCTCAATACATTGAATACAAGGATCAAAGATGAGGAAAATCAAAATGTTTCAACTACAATTGAATCGTTAGAGAATCGGGAGAATAATCATTTTCTCGAGGACTATCCAGAAATTTCTAAAGAACTTTGTGATATTATACATTATGTGATTGATGATTATGTCATGAATTggttttatcatttaaacCCTAGTCAGGATTCTCCTTTTCCCAAAACAGTAGAACTTATTTTGAAGAGCATTGTTGAATCAATcagtaataatttaaagaataacGATATGACTGAGTTTTTCATCCTACGCCTGattccaatttttaatttgcaTTTTAATGCCTATAACACATCGgtaaagaatattaaaacaaatcaACAATCTTCAAACATTAATCTAGCTGAAAGAGGCATCTTCCAAAACACTGATTTAGAATTAGCGgtagaatttaataatatttatagaaTTCATTCTGCATTATCTTTGAGAactaataaattgaaacaagatattttgaattattcgAGAACCATATCAGTAAAGCTACTCTCTACTTTATTGGATGATACTGACTTATCTTCACCActaatttcatctttaattaGAGAAATTGTAGCCACTTCTCTTTTGAATCCATTACTAAGTAAATATTCCGAACCAGATAATTGGAATGAACTACTTTTGTctgtttcaaaaaatattttaaaagagaGAGATCAAGTGTAtgaaattaagaaaatattatcaaaagaaatccgagatgaaaattttcacAATGAGGAAGTTAAATCTTTTagtaatttaaatgattttcCACGGTTATCAATTGATTTCACTGAGAAACAATTCGAGACATTCTTAAAGTGcctaaattctttaaatacaaaatcTGATTTGAAAGTCTTGCAATTGCAATTGATTCCTTGCTTGCTAAAGATTAATCGTACCCCAGTTCTTACCAAGGACgaacaaatttttcaaaagagattaatattatccttaaatttaataaaatcaaaactttatattattgatcCAAAATCTAAAAGAGCATCACTTACTTTAAATTCAACTGCTTCAACTTTGGATGATAGTAGCAGCTCAATAGATACTTTGTTGAAAGAATTCgaattcattatcaaaaCTATTAGTTTAGACACTATACTTTTGgataaaaattgtattaCCTATTTCTTCGAATACTTGAAATCATTACCCACAAATGATGgtgaaataattttagaGTATTGGCTTACTGtcaagaaaattaaaaatccATTAGAGAATCCATTTTCTGACACTTTTGTTGCTACTCTCTCCAAAGCAGATCTTCTTAATATTTGggatataaaagaaaaatattttaatcaagaaaataatttacaagtaatgaataaaattaatcaagaattaactaataatattcaatatacAACAACAGATGAAGAACAATTTTGTTCTGATACGGATACTTCTTCTTTAGTGAGAAAAAGTATACTATTGTTACAAATCCAGTCAGAAACAATATTgaatgataaatattttgaaaattttaaaaaatcagaTTTCTTCTTGAAAATGGTttcaaatccaaatttCAACTCAAATGAATTGTATTCATTGTTTTTCaagaatgataataaaatatctcGTTCCAGAACAAGAAAAGACAGATCCAGTTCGTTGGTTGATCAAAAACCTCAAAATGTAAATGCagttaaaatttttacaaaTCCTAACTTAAATGAAGCTCtagataatattttgcATGAAGATACCAAAAGAGTTCATAAAAAGACTAAATCACCTAATGATTTCTTATTTGGAGAA
The window above is part of the Henningerozyma blattae CBS 6284 chromosome 2, complete genome genome. Proteins encoded here:
- the MDM1 gene encoding Mdm1p (similar to Saccharomyces cerevisiae MDM1 (YML104C); ancestral locus Anc_8.824) gives rise to the protein MNQLYLYFLGFTWLVIVRHNFILSFLVGAAPILLIFIYLALFSSYDEVNIVVPKSLNTLNTRIKDEENQNVSTTIESLENRENNHFLEDYPEISKELCDIIHYVIDDYVMNWFYHLNPSQDSPFPKTVELILKSIVESISNNLKNNDMTEFFILRLIPIFNLHFNAYNTSVKNIKTNQQSSNINLAERGIFQNTDLELAVEFNNIYRIHSALSLRTNKLKQDILNYSRTISVKLLSTLLDDTDLSSPLISSLIREIVATSLLNPLLSKYSEPDNWNELLLSVSKNILKERDQVYEIKKILSKEIRDENFHNEEVKSFSNLNDFPRLSIDFTEKQFETFLKCLNSLNTKSDLKVLQLQLIPCLLKINRTPVLTKDEQIFQKRLILSLNLIKSKLYIIDPKSKRASLTLNSTASTLDDSSSSIDTLLKEFEFIIKTISLDTILLDKNCITYFFEYLKSLPTNDGEIILEYWLTVKKIKNPLENPFSDTFVATLSKADLLNIWDIKEKYFNQENNLQVMNKINQELTNNIQYTTTDEEQFCSDTDTSSLVRKSILLLQIQSETILNDKYFENFKKSDFFLKMVSNPNFNSNELYSLFFKNDNKISRSRTRKDRSSSLVDQKPQNVNAVKIFTNPNLNEALDNILHEDTKRVHKKTKSPNDFLFGEDNLFNNSTPKLFEDERSKVYSSPNILKDRNKSTQSEMLQKNRPVLKTSSSDPEFINIVTTSPILTSVDSNSDSDLDDMIGKNSSQSALNADSDVDDEDIFEDNKSLIKQTSKNINFKEEIGNLTISMDQIEKELNLLKHLLLKAELTNSKEQLHILQKSQRSLTRELINKDLLKQQYIVQENAKSLYGKTKLFIRSYFSDDIFDDGNEIVYYLITVNYIINGQLKTWEVARRFSEFVKLNSHLKRHFKKLVYHLQGKDGFPKKVHVSLKYHISKTLLYDERKSKLENYLRQLLIIPEICEDDFLKKFLTNTGNFRDTLKTNLNNVESNNSDTEEEPRSPSEAPSMTSSMSNLLSENSARSHLFSEPLIEDTPLRTTSIASGQTAPLSPGNDDHNFTQINYDNFEAQSYKSRSFIKPISDLFINIFSLNKFNSGWLRGRAVVVLIQQLFGSTTEKYIRDSFRRYTTEQHIAEELYRLKVHLWGLDGLKRKNRQKSSEVSLEKTKLELLKNRTNSKKMFQTLMIELCGRVVGGHRSKKASNRIHDMLQNSYLNASLLFEILDATLDEFIFKSM